From one Cupriavidus sp. P-10 genomic stretch:
- a CDS encoding MFS transporter — protein MQQAPQPAPAAARWTYVAVILGAALGMLAGYAPLFNATAGVFVQPLAQEFGWGRSEASLSYAASMFGLAVVSPLVGTMMDRFGIRRVIAASALVFGIATACMALQDGSKAMWVSLSVVVGVFGAATSVLGYLAVLPQWFDRRLGLALGIAMCGLGAGTVLMPATAQYLVTGYGWRTTYVALGLGSIVLSLLACALLRERRVPGVARAASGAAAPGVPLREALRSYRLWAIWAVFILASSATLSLGPHLPAMFADKGFSPADAARSASMVGVGLLVGRILTGVLIDRIHAPFVACVFFVGGAAGIYLLGVTRDYQLLLVAATLIGLTIGAEGDLISYLVRSYFGLRAFGALFGIAFSGYGFGAVIGPIGLGGWFDRHGNYDTALLVLPCMLLAAGALTLSLGRYLRPSSHGSGLPEPAGA, from the coding sequence ATGCAGCAAGCCCCCCAACCGGCGCCCGCCGCCGCCCGCTGGACCTATGTCGCCGTCATCCTGGGCGCGGCGCTCGGGATGCTCGCGGGCTACGCCCCGCTGTTCAATGCCACCGCTGGCGTCTTCGTACAGCCGCTGGCGCAGGAGTTCGGCTGGGGGCGCTCTGAAGCCTCGCTGTCGTATGCGGCGTCGATGTTCGGGCTGGCGGTGGTCAGCCCGCTGGTTGGCACGATGATGGACCGCTTCGGCATCCGGCGCGTGATCGCGGCGTCGGCGCTGGTGTTCGGGATTGCCACGGCATGCATGGCCTTGCAGGATGGCAGCAAGGCGATGTGGGTGAGCTTGTCGGTGGTGGTCGGCGTGTTTGGCGCGGCGACCTCGGTGCTGGGCTACCTTGCGGTACTGCCGCAGTGGTTCGACCGTCGCCTGGGGCTGGCGCTCGGCATTGCCATGTGCGGGCTCGGGGCGGGCACAGTGCTGATGCCGGCCACCGCGCAGTACCTGGTCACCGGCTATGGCTGGCGCACGACGTATGTGGCGCTGGGGCTCGGGTCGATCGTGCTGTCGCTGCTGGCCTGCGCGCTGCTGCGCGAGCGCCGCGTGCCCGGCGTGGCACGGGCCGCGTCCGGGGCGGCGGCGCCCGGGGTGCCGCTGCGTGAGGCACTGCGCAGCTATCGCCTCTGGGCCATCTGGGCGGTGTTTATCCTGGCGTCGTCGGCGACGCTGTCGCTCGGGCCGCACCTGCCCGCGATGTTTGCCGACAAGGGCTTCAGCCCGGCGGACGCCGCGCGCAGCGCGTCGATGGTCGGCGTGGGGTTGCTGGTGGGCCGTATCCTGACCGGAGTGCTGATCGATCGCATCCACGCGCCGTTCGTCGCCTGCGTGTTCTTTGTCGGTGGCGCTGCGGGCATCTACCTGCTTGGCGTCACGCGGGATTACCAGTTGCTGCTGGTCGCCGCCACCCTGATCGGCCTGACCATCGGTGCCGAGGGCGACCTGATCTCTTACCTGGTGCGCTCGTATTTCGGGCTGCGGGCGTTCGGGGCGCTGTTCGGCATCGCGTTCTCCGGGTATGGCTTCGGCGCGGTGATCGGGCCGATCGGGCTGGGCGGATGGTTTGACCGGCATGGCAACTACGACACCGCGCTGCTGGTGCTGCCGTGCATGCTGCTGGCGGCCGGGG
- a CDS encoding acyl-CoA thioesterase: MIRATEYVLSEQPFVVRRTVRWGDCDPAGVVYTGRFTDYLLGAVGLFSDHIAGGTGRLGTAHGVGTPCKAMRFEFIGTLWPDDVIDIECRVEAIRTRSYDIRCTARRPDGSAVFDATFSPICVRLDERVGTPIPDSLRAALSAFQRPAAAR; the protein is encoded by the coding sequence ATGATCCGCGCCACCGAGTATGTACTCAGCGAGCAGCCCTTCGTGGTGCGCCGCACCGTGCGCTGGGGCGACTGCGATCCGGCCGGGGTGGTCTACACCGGCCGCTTCACGGACTACCTGCTGGGTGCGGTGGGGTTGTTCTCCGACCATATCGCCGGTGGCACGGGCCGCCTCGGCACCGCGCATGGCGTCGGCACGCCGTGCAAGGCCATGCGTTTCGAATTCATCGGCACCTTGTGGCCGGACGATGTGATCGACATCGAGTGCCGGGTCGAAGCGATCCGCACGCGTTCCTACGACATCCGCTGCACGGCCCGGCGCCCGGACGGGAGCGCGGTGTTCGACGCGACCTTCTCGCCGATCTGCGTGCGGCTGGACGAGCGCGTCGGCACGCCCATCCCCGACTCCCTGCGCGCCGCGCTGTCGGCTTTCCAGCGGCCTGCGGCCGCGCGCTGA
- a CDS encoding VOC family protein, translating to MTQATTQSTTQATNIAAAPAVQLHGVHHTARPTWKLAETVHFYRDLLGLPLVHAISAKGWGPDNHADFLHFFFDSGNGSTIAFFYYIGTERPDWLTVREHYQDRATHTAWRVRDEAELLLWRQRVEAVGIPLRYQIRHEVIESIYFNDPNGYPIEITWQVRPFSESDAEDARLTIDAAIELENAGKDGAPFGSIEPVWQRKAALIDKSAPAGKASVFVLDVPEFAALLDVAGKTEGYNTTSLGNGYVRIDGNPGIRFGRKALGFKPAVWYGALTGGLAGRIEQFDMDALVIAPGDAK from the coding sequence ATGACCCAAGCGACGACCCAATCGACGACCCAAGCGACAAACATTGCCGCAGCGCCTGCCGTGCAGCTGCATGGCGTGCACCACACCGCGCGCCCGACCTGGAAGCTGGCCGAGACCGTGCATTTCTACCGCGACCTGCTCGGCCTGCCGCTGGTGCATGCGATTTCCGCCAAGGGCTGGGGGCCGGACAACCATGCCGACTTCCTGCACTTCTTCTTCGATAGCGGCAACGGCAGCACCATCGCCTTCTTCTACTACATCGGCACCGAGCGCCCGGACTGGCTCACCGTGCGCGAGCATTACCAGGACCGCGCCACCCACACCGCCTGGCGCGTGCGCGACGAGGCCGAGCTGCTGCTGTGGCGCCAGCGTGTCGAAGCGGTCGGCATCCCGCTGCGCTACCAGATCCGCCATGAGGTGATCGAGTCGATCTACTTCAACGATCCCAACGGCTACCCGATCGAGATCACCTGGCAGGTGCGACCGTTCAGCGAGTCCGATGCCGAAGACGCACGGCTGACCATCGACGCCGCCATCGAGCTGGAGAACGCCGGCAAGGACGGCGCGCCGTTCGGCTCGATCGAGCCGGTGTGGCAGCGCAAGGCCGCGCTGATCGACAAGAGCGCGCCGGCCGGCAAGGCTTCGGTGTTCGTGCTCGACGTGCCCGAGTTCGCCGCGCTGCTCGATGTGGCCGGCAAGACCGAAGGCTACAACACGACGTCGCTCGGCAACGGCTACGTGCGCATCGACGGCAACCCCGGCATCCGCTTCGGCCGCAAGGCGCTCGGCTTCAAGCCGGCGGTCTGGTACGGCGCGCTGACCGGCGGGCTGGCGGGGCGCATCGAACAGTTCGACATGGATGCATTGGTCATCGCCCCGGGGGACGCCAAATGA
- a CDS encoding maleate cis-trans isomerase family protein, with protein MQYRIGQIVPSSNITMEREVPAIFAGRMQVLPERFSFHSSRVRMHRVVAEELAQMNRDMGRCAQELADARVDIMSTACLVATMCMGQGYHRQVIEDLTAAIGDAPHLPEVMTSAGALVEELKDFGARRIALLAPYSDALTRTVVDYIESEGIAVQDAINFSILDNLEVGARDPMQLLQDVQRLDTAGVDVVVLSACVQMPSLAALEPAQQALGIPVTSTAACTARQMLRRLGLRAEAPGAGALLGSRTGLA; from the coding sequence ATGCAATACAGAATCGGACAGATCGTTCCCAGCTCCAACATCACCATGGAGCGCGAAGTCCCCGCCATTTTCGCCGGCCGCATGCAGGTGCTGCCCGAACGCTTCTCCTTCCATTCGAGCCGGGTGCGCATGCATCGCGTAGTAGCCGAGGAACTGGCGCAGATGAACCGCGACATGGGCCGCTGCGCGCAGGAACTGGCCGACGCGCGCGTCGACATCATGAGCACCGCATGCCTGGTCGCGACCATGTGCATGGGGCAGGGCTACCACCGGCAGGTCATCGAAGACCTCACCGCGGCGATCGGCGACGCGCCGCATTTGCCCGAAGTAATGACCTCGGCCGGCGCGCTGGTGGAGGAACTGAAGGACTTCGGCGCGCGCCGCATTGCGCTGCTGGCGCCATACAGCGATGCGCTCACGCGCACCGTGGTCGACTACATCGAAAGCGAAGGCATCGCGGTGCAGGATGCGATCAACTTCTCGATCCTCGACAACCTGGAAGTCGGTGCGCGCGACCCGATGCAGTTGCTGCAGGATGTGCAGCGGCTGGATACCGCCGGCGTCGACGTGGTGGTGCTGTCCGCCTGCGTGCAGATGCCATCGCTGGCGGCGCTGGAGCCGGCGCAGCAGGCGCTAGGCATCCCGGTGACGTCGACGGCGGCCTGCACCGCGCGCCAGATGCTGCGCCGGCTCGGCCTGCGCGCCGAGGCGCCGGGCGCAGGCGCCTTGCTCGGCAGCCGCACCGGACTGGCATGA
- a CDS encoding FAD-dependent monooxygenase, with translation MKIAIIGGGPSGLFLAILLKERLAEVDIDIYEQNPEDATFGFGVVLADTGLSNLRAASPAVVDELARAMRFSDRHSIVSHEHPITMKRPGAGGGAIPRLRLLQILQARAGELGVRITYNQRISDFSAIDADLVVGADGVNSQLRAANEAGFGTRRHSLTNHFAWYGVEKPFPNPALVFRKYEGGYFVAHYYPYSDSMSTFVAECDHQTWLDFGMESMTQEERQALFEKIFAAELGGYRLVSNNSVWRQFPVIVNDTWHVGNQVLIGDALTSAHFSIGSGTRIAMEDAIALAEAIVASPDDVQAALQRYDARRRPEKAKLISASEASYNWYERIREWMDLPTAHEFVFRFMTRTGRVDLNRLREQYPNLLAELTAAGVSVPAGQHP, from the coding sequence ATGAAGATCGCCATCATCGGGGGCGGCCCGTCGGGGCTGTTCCTGGCTATCCTGCTGAAGGAACGGCTCGCCGAAGTCGATATCGACATCTACGAGCAGAATCCGGAAGACGCCACTTTCGGCTTTGGCGTGGTGCTGGCCGATACCGGGCTGTCCAACCTGCGCGCGGCGTCGCCGGCCGTGGTCGATGAGCTGGCGCGCGCGATGCGCTTCAGCGACCGCCATTCCATCGTCAGCCACGAGCACCCGATCACGATGAAGCGCCCTGGCGCGGGCGGCGGCGCAATTCCGCGCCTCCGGCTGCTGCAGATCCTGCAGGCGCGCGCGGGGGAGCTGGGGGTGCGGATCACGTACAACCAGCGCATCAGCGATTTCTCGGCGATCGATGCCGACCTGGTAGTCGGTGCGGACGGCGTCAATTCGCAGCTGCGCGCGGCCAACGAGGCCGGCTTCGGCACGCGCCGCCACAGCCTGACCAACCACTTCGCCTGGTATGGCGTGGAGAAGCCGTTCCCGAACCCCGCGCTGGTGTTCCGCAAGTACGAAGGCGGGTATTTCGTCGCGCACTACTACCCATACTCGGACTCGATGAGCACCTTCGTGGCCGAGTGCGACCACCAGACCTGGCTCGACTTCGGCATGGAGTCGATGACGCAGGAAGAGCGCCAGGCGCTGTTCGAGAAGATCTTCGCCGCAGAGCTGGGTGGCTACCGGCTGGTGTCGAACAACTCGGTGTGGCGCCAGTTCCCGGTGATCGTCAATGACACCTGGCATGTCGGCAACCAGGTGCTGATCGGCGATGCGCTGACCAGCGCGCATTTCTCGATCGGCTCGGGTACGCGCATTGCCATGGAAGACGCGATCGCGCTGGCCGAGGCCATCGTCGCCTCGCCGGATGATGTGCAGGCTGCGCTGCAGCGTTACGATGCCAGGCGCCGCCCGGAGAAGGCCAAGCTGATCAGTGCGTCCGAGGCCTCGTACAACTGGTACGAACGCATCCGCGAATGGATGGATCTGCCCACGGCGCATGAGTTCGTGTTCCGCTTCATGACCCGTACCGGCCGCGTCGACCTGAACCGGCTGCGCGAGCAATACCCGAACCTGCTTGCCGAGCTGACGGCGGCGGGCGTGTCGGTGCCGGCCGGGCAGCACCCATGA
- a CDS encoding AMP-binding protein: MLQNHTVRPPQLLEGVRYPDEDRLRRYVAEGVLTGESLAGAFRESFERHADRLALVGPEGELTYRQLDEQTDRLAAALLALGLKPLDRAVFQCGNCNELLLAFFACLKAGIIPLCSLQAFRKLEIGYLGNLCEARLHLVQGDDSKFDDVAFAEEMQAEVPSLAHILQARGERRGKAVLIADLIQEMPLARARELLAGVRHDPFQVAVFQLSGGTTGVPKIIPRFQNEYLYNMRAVAACNGYTQEDVLFFPTPYMHNLNMGCFFGPFLLAGATVTVTPDIGEENLQRLVRDYRPTWFGVAGPILTRIAPELAKAGAAERARRNFVAPKNAAGLTRLTGSPTHHIFGMTEGVIMFARRDDPQEIRDTSVGSPVSEHDEVKIVHPGTEDPVPDGEAGEALFRGPYTILGYYKSEKEDVTRFTADGFYRSGDLMSARVVDGRRYYFFCGRIKDVVDRGGEKINAEELENVINLHPAVLACAVVGMPDRIYGERVCAFIVPKPPATSLSLPQLTQYLHEAGLAKFKWPERLEVVREFPLTASGKLSKALLREQIIQTLEAEAARGNTNEGK; this comes from the coding sequence ATGCTGCAGAACCACACCGTCCGTCCGCCGCAATTGCTGGAGGGAGTCAGGTATCCGGATGAAGACCGCCTGCGCCGCTATGTCGCCGAAGGCGTGCTGACCGGCGAATCCCTGGCGGGCGCCTTCCGTGAATCGTTCGAACGCCATGCAGACCGCCTGGCGCTGGTGGGCCCCGAAGGCGAGCTGACCTATCGCCAGCTTGACGAGCAGACCGACCGCCTGGCCGCCGCGCTGCTGGCGCTCGGCCTGAAGCCGCTGGACCGCGCCGTGTTCCAGTGCGGCAACTGCAATGAACTGCTGCTGGCGTTCTTCGCCTGCCTGAAGGCCGGCATCATCCCGCTGTGCTCGCTGCAGGCCTTCCGCAAGCTGGAGATCGGCTACCTGGGCAACCTGTGCGAAGCGCGGCTGCACCTGGTGCAGGGCGACGATTCCAAGTTTGACGATGTGGCTTTTGCCGAAGAAATGCAGGCCGAGGTGCCGAGCCTTGCCCATATCCTGCAGGCGCGCGGCGAGCGTCGTGGCAAGGCAGTGTTGATTGCCGACCTGATCCAGGAGATGCCGCTGGCGCGGGCGCGCGAACTGCTCGCCGGCGTGCGGCACGATCCCTTCCAGGTGGCGGTGTTCCAGCTTTCCGGCGGTACCACCGGCGTGCCCAAGATCATCCCGCGCTTCCAGAACGAATACCTGTACAACATGCGCGCGGTGGCCGCGTGCAACGGCTACACGCAGGAAGACGTGCTGTTCTTCCCCACGCCGTACATGCACAACCTGAACATGGGTTGCTTCTTCGGCCCGTTCCTGCTCGCCGGTGCGACCGTCACCGTGACGCCTGACATCGGCGAGGAGAACCTGCAGCGGCTGGTGCGCGACTACCGCCCGACCTGGTTCGGCGTCGCCGGCCCGATCCTGACGCGGATCGCGCCGGAGCTGGCCAAGGCCGGTGCGGCCGAGCGCGCGCGCCGCAACTTCGTCGCGCCCAAGAATGCCGCGGGGCTGACACGGCTGACCGGCTCGCCGACGCACCATATCTTCGGCATGACCGAGGGCGTGATCATGTTCGCGCGCCGCGACGATCCGCAGGAGATCCGCGATACCTCGGTCGGCAGTCCGGTGTCCGAGCATGACGAAGTGAAGATCGTCCATCCCGGCACCGAGGATCCGGTGCCCGACGGCGAGGCCGGCGAGGCGCTGTTCCGCGGCCCGTACACGATCCTCGGCTACTACAAGTCAGAGAAGGAAGATGTGACGCGCTTTACCGCCGACGGCTTCTACCGCTCCGGCGACCTGATGTCGGCGCGCGTGGTCGACGGGCGCCGCTATTACTTCTTCTGCGGCCGCATCAAGGACGTGGTCGACCGCGGTGGCGAGAAGATCAATGCGGAAGAGCTGGAGAACGTGATCAACCTGCATCCGGCGGTGCTCGCCTGCGCCGTGGTGGGCATGCCCGACCGCATCTACGGCGAGCGCGTGTGCGCGTTCATCGTGCCCAAGCCGCCGGCTACCAGCCTGTCGCTGCCGCAGCTGACCCAGTACCTGCACGAAGCGGGCCTCGCCAAATTCAAGTGGCCGGAGCGGCTGGAGGTTGTGCGGGAATTCCCGCTGACCGCCTCCGGCAAGCTCAGCAAGGCGCTGCTGCGAGAGCAGATTATCCAGACGCTCGAGGCCGAGGCGGCCCGTGGCAACACCAACGAAGGGAAGTGA